The following are encoded together in the Brassica napus cultivar Da-Ae chromosome A9, Da-Ae, whole genome shotgun sequence genome:
- the LOC106412159 gene encoding F-box/FBD/LRR-repeat protein At1g13780-like isoform X1: MSGMDRISELPECLLTQILSYLPTNQSVQTSVLSKRWENLYLSVPGLDLNCSVLPNYDADEVILSFLSFIDKLLEFSPESVLFKVKVQCRDTMIDGFRDRIGMMIDRGTQHLDVVSSTHCLEDDNFHYPIVDMMPMNLYTSKTLVYLKLSSSGLMDPGFVSMPCLKFMHLEEVKWRVHLEKLLSGCPVLEELTLSRDMDDDYAIGNEEFMVMRVRSQSLKRFSVLPLRQARDYHSRVECTLEIDAPGLEHMSLGEDQFDRIVVKKLPSLLVVELDIKFFVKVGVLFNTWDVSKSNEIRDFLNGISSVGHMIISGMTVHAFEHYSKAGIIPKFNNLSRLQAVFHGKLLQFLPAFLECCPNLKHLILKVLYPEEMDEGLELTDVPRCVSTTLECVEIQEKLQWEEGKMKATSYFLGNSAVLKKLILSPTAYDPRDVLESEIWEKVNKLTKRSTGCEIIIRAMKEEVVII, encoded by the exons ATGTCTGGGATGGATCGGATCAGCGAGTTGCCGGAATGTTTGTTAACTCAAATACTCTCATACCTTCCGACAAATCAATCGGTGCAGACAAGTGTTTTGTCCAAGAGATGGGAGAATCTGTATTTAAGCGTTCCCGGTCTTGACTTAAATTGCTCTGTTCTTCCTAATTATGATGCTGATGAAGTGATCTTAAGCTTCTTAAGCTTCATTGACAAGCTTCTCGAGTTTAGCCCTGAGTCAGTTCTGTTTAAAGTCAAGGTTCAGTGCAGAGACACAATGATAGATGGGTTCAGGGATCGGATCGGTATGATGATTGACCGGGGGACACAGCATCTTGATGTTGTGAGCAGTACCCATTGTTTAGAGGACGACAATTTTCACTATCCTATTGTTGATATGATGCCTATGAATCTCTACACGAGCAAGACATTGGTTTACTTAAAGCTCTCCTCTTCTGGACTTATGGATCCTGGTTTTGTTTCCATGCCTTGTCTTAAATTCATGCATCTTGAAGAAGTCAAATGGCGTGTGCATCTGGAGAAGCTTCTCTCAGGGTGTCCTGTTCTTGAGGAGCTGACATTGTCGAGGGATATGGATGATGATTATGCAATTGGGAATGAAGAGTTTATGGTTATGCGTGTGAGGTCTCAGAGCTTGAAGAGGTTTAGTGTGCTGCCGCTTAGGCAGGCAAGGGATTACCATTCCAGAGTGGAATGCACACTTGAGATTGatgctcctggtcttgagcatatGAGTCTCGGAGAAGATCAGTTTGATAGGATTGTGGTAAAGAAGCTGCCTTCTTTGTTGGTGGTTGAGCTTGATATCAAGTTCTTTGTCAAGGTTGGCGTGCTTTTTAATACTTGGGACGTATCAAAGAGCAATGAGATCCGTGATTTTCTCAATGGGATATCGAGTGTTGGACATATGATCATCTCTGGGATGACAGTGCATGCCTTTGAACATTACTCAAAAGCAGGAATCATCCCCAAGTTCAACAACTTGTCCCGTTTACAAGCAGTGTTCCATGGCAAGTTATTGCAGTTTCTGCCAGCCTTTCTTGAGTGTTGCCCCAATCTGAAGCACCTAATCTTG AAGGTTCTTTATCCAGAGGAGATGGATGAGGGATTGGAACTCACAGATGTTCCACGGTGTGTCTCAACGACTCTTGAGTGTGTTGAGATTCAAGAAAAATTACAGTGGGAGGAAGGGAAGATGAAAGCAACAAGTTACTTTCTTGGAAACTCAGCAGTACTGAAGAAACTCATTCTGAGCCCCACAGCTTATGATCCTCGAGATGTTCTGGAATCAGAAATATGGGAGAAGGTTAATAAACTCACAAAACGTTCTACAGGATGTGAAATTATCATTCGAGCCATGAAGGAGGAGGTCGTTATCATTTGA
- the LOC106412159 gene encoding F-box/FBD/LRR-repeat protein At1g13780-like isoform X2 yields MSGMDRISELPECLLTQILSYLPTNQSVQTSVLSKRWENLYLSVPGLDLNCSVLPNYDADEVILSFLSFIDKLLEFSPESVLFKVKVQCRDTMIDGFRDRIGMMIDRGTQHLDVVSSTHCLEDDNFHYPIVDMMPMNLYTSKTLVYLKLSSSGLMDPGFVSMPCLKFMHLEEVKWRVHLEKLLSGCPVLEELTLSRDMDDDYAIGNEEFMVMRVRSQSLKRFSVLPLRQARDYHSRVECTLEIDAPGLEHMSLGEDQFDRIVVKKLPSLLVVELDIKFFVKVGVLFNTWDVSKSNEIRDFLNGISSVGHMIISGMTVHAFEHYSKAGIIPKFNNLSRLQAVFHGKLLQFLPAFLECCPNLKHLILVLYPEEMDEGLELTDVPRCVSTTLECVEIQEKLQWEEGKMKATSYFLGNSAVLKKLILSPTAYDPRDVLESEIWEKVNKLTKRSTGCEIIIRAMKEEVVII; encoded by the exons ATGTCTGGGATGGATCGGATCAGCGAGTTGCCGGAATGTTTGTTAACTCAAATACTCTCATACCTTCCGACAAATCAATCGGTGCAGACAAGTGTTTTGTCCAAGAGATGGGAGAATCTGTATTTAAGCGTTCCCGGTCTTGACTTAAATTGCTCTGTTCTTCCTAATTATGATGCTGATGAAGTGATCTTAAGCTTCTTAAGCTTCATTGACAAGCTTCTCGAGTTTAGCCCTGAGTCAGTTCTGTTTAAAGTCAAGGTTCAGTGCAGAGACACAATGATAGATGGGTTCAGGGATCGGATCGGTATGATGATTGACCGGGGGACACAGCATCTTGATGTTGTGAGCAGTACCCATTGTTTAGAGGACGACAATTTTCACTATCCTATTGTTGATATGATGCCTATGAATCTCTACACGAGCAAGACATTGGTTTACTTAAAGCTCTCCTCTTCTGGACTTATGGATCCTGGTTTTGTTTCCATGCCTTGTCTTAAATTCATGCATCTTGAAGAAGTCAAATGGCGTGTGCATCTGGAGAAGCTTCTCTCAGGGTGTCCTGTTCTTGAGGAGCTGACATTGTCGAGGGATATGGATGATGATTATGCAATTGGGAATGAAGAGTTTATGGTTATGCGTGTGAGGTCTCAGAGCTTGAAGAGGTTTAGTGTGCTGCCGCTTAGGCAGGCAAGGGATTACCATTCCAGAGTGGAATGCACACTTGAGATTGatgctcctggtcttgagcatatGAGTCTCGGAGAAGATCAGTTTGATAGGATTGTGGTAAAGAAGCTGCCTTCTTTGTTGGTGGTTGAGCTTGATATCAAGTTCTTTGTCAAGGTTGGCGTGCTTTTTAATACTTGGGACGTATCAAAGAGCAATGAGATCCGTGATTTTCTCAATGGGATATCGAGTGTTGGACATATGATCATCTCTGGGATGACAGTGCATGCCTTTGAACATTACTCAAAAGCAGGAATCATCCCCAAGTTCAACAACTTGTCCCGTTTACAAGCAGTGTTCCATGGCAAGTTATTGCAGTTTCTGCCAGCCTTTCTTGAGTGTTGCCCCAATCTGAAGCACCTAATCTTG GTTCTTTATCCAGAGGAGATGGATGAGGGATTGGAACTCACAGATGTTCCACGGTGTGTCTCAACGACTCTTGAGTGTGTTGAGATTCAAGAAAAATTACAGTGGGAGGAAGGGAAGATGAAAGCAACAAGTTACTTTCTTGGAAACTCAGCAGTACTGAAGAAACTCATTCTGAGCCCCACAGCTTATGATCCTCGAGATGTTCTGGAATCAGAAATATGGGAGAAGGTTAATAAACTCACAAAACGTTCTACAGGATGTGAAATTATCATTCGAGCCATGAAGGAGGAGGTCGTTATCATTTGA